The following proteins are encoded in a genomic region of bacterium:
- a CDS encoding glycosyl hydrolase 108 family protein: MSERFNSLIEEILRHEGGYVFDPADPGGETNFGISARAHPDVDIVNLTRDRAMEIYRTDYWRVWMDKINDPILCLQVFDFAVNAGLPKAAIFLQRTVGVAEDSIIGPITLTAVNDIGRQLYIRRRFLENCLLYYHGIGMNRVQLDKFIKAWFRRAIENAVR, encoded by the coding sequence ATGAGTGAGAGATTCAACAGTCTGATCGAAGAGATACTCCGCCATGAGGGCGGGTATGTCTTCGATCCCGCTGATCCAGGCGGGGAGACCAACTTCGGGATATCGGCCCGGGCTCACCCCGATGTGGACATCGTCAACCTGACCAGAGACCGGGCCATGGAGATCTATCGGACAGATTATTGGCGCGTCTGGATGGACAAGATCAATGACCCCATCCTTTGTCTCCAGGTTTTCGACTTCGCTGTCAACGCGGGGTTGCCAAAGGCGGCCATCTTCCTCCAGCGGACTGTCGGTGTCGCAGAGGACAGCATCATCGGTCCAATAACGCTGACCGCAGTGAACGACATAGGGAGACAGCTCTATATCCGCCGCAGGTTCCTGGAGAACTGCCTGCTCTATTACCACGGTATTGGTATGAATCGGGTGCAGTTGGATAAATTCATCAAGGCCTGGTTCCGCCGCGCGATCGAGAACGCAGTGAGGTGA